The genomic segment atcggGATTGTTACATTGCTGATACACTctgcatttaaatattttaccagTAAGTGTTTCTATGTCAACCATTAAAGGGAAGTATAATTTATCTGCTACACCTTCTTGATTATCTAATGTACACATATTACATTCATCTAATTCCCAAACTGCACCccatacaatataattttctgtagGAACAATTGTTGCTGAACATCCACCCCATCTCTTTGAGTGTGTTATAAAATCTAATCTGAAATTCTGATATAATTCAgtatttgcataaataataaagaaaataatgaaattttataaagcataatataaatcttactgttttcaattattcaaaataaaaatagatttacTAACCGCATAGGAAATTTCCTTTAACCATGTATATTTACCTTTAAAAATCCGATATCTTTTCGTACTGCAGTTGgattattaatatgtattctTTTTGTTAACATATTACTTCCGTATgcaaaatataagaatttattagACATTTCGCCAgttaatatatgaaatttgttgAAGATAACTTATTAATAGGAACAAAGAGATGAATAGGTTAAGGTATCATTCGTTATcagtattaaatatgtatttatgatGTTTTTTGATAGAGATATAATTGTACCTTATATAATTACCcagattttatttaaacgaaaacatgttacaataaataaactgCTATCAAAATGCAACTTAAAATTAGAAGATACACGAATTTAATGCTTGAAGTATATGAATAAATTAGAGGTTTAAATAATAGAAGGTATTGATTGAAAAAATGCTTATATTGATTTAACTATACATGTTTAAGGTATAAAGcattaatttatattgcattattattcaaattcataATTTGCATAAACCTCGCGAAACATATCGcgacaatttattttaacttgAAGCTTGGCACACAATAAGAAAACTCCTGATAATTTTCTATGTAGACTATATATTTCTTCAGGTGGAGGGCAAAGCCTGTGATCCAATATTGTTGGAACTAATGATTGAATCCTGTAAtcaatgttatataatttattcatgatttaatttaaatgataTCATATTGCTCTCACCGTTTAGTTACATCTTGCCCACCAAAGTcataatatttagaatttttatcaaatacttGACCCAAGACCATTACTGCATCTACGTGAGCTTCTTCCATAAGCTGAAATTAATACAATGTAATAAATctataaatgttaatatacTAACCTTTTCTAAAGCTAAAActattagaaaatatacatatcgtACTTTAGACTCGTATCCTGTGAGGAATCCCATTTCTctagataaatttaaaattttattacgatcACCTTCACTTGCagcataaattatttcaatgtattTATCCATAAATGATTTCTCATATCCTCGACATGCACCAAaatctaataatattaactgaaaattatattgggaactataattaatatcaaagaTAGTGTGCActtattgataataataatatcttatatACAAACTTGTCTTGTATTGGtgttataaaagaaattggaCCAATTTGGATCAGTTTGCATGTATCGAAAAACAAACAATTCTTTAAGGCACAAACTCATTATTAATTTGCAGATATGTTCTCTTGTTTCCATATCCATACTTGTACATTTATCTactggaattccttctaccaTTTCAgttgtaaaaatttgattcGTTGATAGTTcatctaaatataaaattaagttaattttacatttaaattgctaattttttaattcaatttaccTACTACAGCTGGAACATAATAATCTAAATAAGGTTCTATAAGTTGTTTATATCTTCTTGTACATTCTGCTTCTCTTACATAATCCACTTCCCATGCAAGTTCACGTTTTGCAACTTCCACTAAATTATCTATAAACATGCCTTTTGGGAAaatgttccaaacctgtaaaaatttctagatatatttttgcataatcttaaataaaatagaaatcaaAGTATTTTCATACCTTCATTATGCCTACTAAATTCTCAACATCACTTTGAATACCCATAGCTACACCaggatattgaattttaattgcaaCATCTTGTCCATTTAACAAGGTACCATGATGTACCTGGcctgtaatattttttctgatATGAAGAATGGtctttaaaatgtttttatattactttggTCTTCCAAAAAAaggtaatttaaaagaataaaaataaatggtaaCTACCAATG from the Bombus fervidus isolate BK054 chromosome 12, iyBomFerv1, whole genome shotgun sequence genome contains:
- the LOC139992748 gene encoding gamma-glutamylcyclotransferase, coding for MSNKFLYFAYGSNMLTKRIHINNPTAVRKDIGFLKNFRLDFITHSKRWGGCSATIVPTENYIVWGAVWELDECNMCTLDNQEGVADKLYFPLMVDIETLTGKIFKCRVYQQCNNPDKNVKLCLLPKHRRPSPLYLETILKGAHESQLPLDYIKVLQKIPHNEYAGEYDIGLPLKEVWT
- the Coq8 gene encoding ubiquinone biosynthesis protein COQ8, mitochondrial isoform X2, with translation MPVDPDKPRKSTRTKLHVYNPAKDPKEIIIEMDIPIVKPDNENDIRSKQDKPLKKYSTVKEKIETISKLEHEIPKIELSEKDKAILKKLELEHEKNIKSQNMKQDVSNTIKTDFEKLKNMATENMKVASENSQVKPKPSVRPKQTLSPTAKAQKVPSTRLQRMISFGTLGVGLGVGTVAEYTRRTLGLKKQSLGDTFDSLFLTKANAERIVSTLCKVRGAALKIGQILSIQDETIINPEIQKVFERVRQSADFMPKWQVEKVLATEFGHDWKNKLATFEDRPFAAASIGQVHHGTLLNGQDVAIKIQYPGVAMGIQSDVENLVGIMKVWNIFPKGMFIDNLVEVAKRELAWEVDYVREAECTRRYKQLIEPYLDYYVPAVVDELSTNQIFTTEMVEGIPVDKCTSMDMETREHICKLIMSLCLKELFVFRYMQTDPNWSNFFYNTNTRQLILLDFGACRGYEKSFMDKYIEIIYAASEGDRNKILNLSREMGFLTGYESKLMEEAHVDAVMVLGQVFDKNSKYYDFGGQDVTKRIQSLVPTILDHRLCPPPEEIYSLHRKLSGVFLLCAKLQVKINCRDMFREVYANYEFE